Proteins encoded by one window of Cylindrospermum stagnale PCC 7417:
- a CDS encoding catalase, which yields MTEPQKLTTADGIPVADNQNSLTAGARGPVLIQDFHLIEKLAHFNRERIPERVVHAKGAAAFGTFTVTNDITRYSKAKLFSEIGKKTEVLLRLSTVGGEKGSADAERDPRGFALKFYTEEGNWDITGNNTPVFFIRDPLKFPDFVHTQKRNPQTNCKDHNAMWDFWSLSPESLHQVTILFSDRGIPKNYRHMDGFGSHTFSLINAQGDRVWCKFHFKTLQGHQTLTNEESSKLKGEDPDHATRDLFNAIAQKDYPKWRMCLQVMTEEQAAKHPDNPFDLTKVWKQKEYPLIEVGILELNRNPENYFAEVEQAAFSPSAVVPGVSFSPDKVLQARLFSYPDAQRYRLGGNYQQLPVNQPKCPVMHNQRDGLMASGNNGGSALNYEPNSAEGTPKETSSYAEPPLHLGDVAIDRYNHRPGNDDYTQAGDLYRLLNPEQQERLVKNILGSLSQARQDIQMRQICHFFRADVSYGRRVAEGLGISIDPSMFPATGKSVAV from the coding sequence ATGACTGAACCCCAAAAATTGACAACTGCTGACGGTATCCCCGTTGCTGATAACCAGAACTCACTCACCGCTGGAGCGCGTGGCCCTGTATTAATCCAAGATTTCCACCTGATAGAAAAGCTGGCTCATTTCAACCGAGAACGAATCCCTGAGAGAGTTGTCCATGCTAAAGGTGCGGCGGCTTTCGGTACTTTTACAGTAACCAACGACATTACCCGCTACAGCAAAGCCAAACTTTTTTCAGAGATTGGCAAAAAAACCGAAGTTCTGCTGCGTCTTTCGACAGTCGGAGGAGAAAAGGGTTCAGCCGATGCCGAGCGTGACCCTAGAGGCTTTGCCCTCAAGTTTTATACTGAAGAAGGCAACTGGGATATTACAGGCAACAACACCCCTGTTTTCTTTATTCGCGACCCCCTCAAGTTTCCTGATTTCGTCCATACCCAAAAGCGCAATCCCCAAACCAATTGCAAAGACCATAATGCCATGTGGGATTTCTGGTCACTCAGTCCTGAATCACTCCACCAGGTGACGATTCTGTTTTCAGATCGGGGAATTCCGAAAAACTATCGACACATGGACGGTTTCGGTAGCCATACATTCAGTTTGATTAATGCTCAAGGCGATCGCGTTTGGTGCAAATTTCACTTCAAGACACTGCAAGGACACCAAACCTTAACCAATGAGGAATCGTCTAAGTTGAAGGGAGAAGACCCCGACCATGCAACGCGTGACTTGTTTAATGCGATCGCTCAAAAAGACTATCCCAAATGGCGGATGTGCCTTCAGGTGATGACAGAAGAGCAAGCCGCAAAACATCCAGACAACCCCTTCGATTTAACAAAAGTTTGGAAGCAAAAAGAATATCCCTTAATCGAAGTCGGAATTTTAGAGCTAAACCGCAACCCTGAGAATTATTTCGCCGAAGTTGAGCAAGCCGCTTTTAGCCCTAGTGCAGTAGTTCCCGGCGTTAGTTTCTCTCCAGACAAAGTTCTTCAAGCCCGCCTCTTTTCTTACCCAGATGCTCAACGGTATCGCTTGGGTGGTAACTATCAGCAACTACCCGTCAATCAGCCCAAATGTCCAGTCATGCATAACCAGCGAGATGGCTTGATGGCATCAGGAAACAATGGCGGTAGCGCTCTCAACTATGAACCGAATAGTGCTGAGGGTACGCCCAAAGAAACTTCATCTTATGCAGAGCCACCCCTACATCTAGGTGATGTTGCCATTGATCGTTACAATCATCGTCCAGGAAACGACGATTACACCCAGGCTGGTGATCTCTATCGGTTACTAAATCCTGAGCAACAGGAGCGCCTGGTTAAAAACATCCTTGGCAGTCTCAGTCAAGCCAGGCAAGATATCCAAATGCGTCAAATTTGCCACTTTTTCCGGGCAGATGTTTCCTATGGTCGGCGTGTAGCTGAGGGGTTAGGGATTTCAATTGATCCTTCAATGTTTCCTGCTACTGGTAAATCTGTAGCCGTCTAG